The Bacillus sp. Y1 genome includes the window GAAAAACAAAGTGAGTTATAAACTAGTCAATGGAAAGCCCACTTTTACAATAACCTTTAATGTGGGTGCCTCCATTATGCAAAATGAGCCCAATCTTGAATTAAATAATCAAGAAACATACGATCAAGTAAAGAAAAGTTTAGAATCGTCTATTCAAAAACAAGTATTGGCACTTTTGAATCACTCGAAGTCTGAAGGAATAGATGTTTATGGACTGGGATGGTATTTATTTAGACATGAGAATAAGTTATGGGAAATGAACTTAAAAGAAAATTGGAGAGAAACATTAAAAGAGCTAGAGGTCAAAGTAAAAGTAAGGTCAAAGATTACGAGGTCAATTAATCCAGGAATTAACATAAAGGAATGATGTGTTTGTTAGGTGCATGTTGTTTTGGAGGAGTACTATTACTTTATATGTCACTAATTTATCGAGGAAATAAGAAATTGGATAAAAAAGAAAGGAAGCGAATTTTGTTCGTTACGATTTTGTCCTTTGCTTGTTCCTCTTTCTTCTTTTTTGCTGATACGATCAATTTAATTATAGACTATTGCAATAAATACATAGGATTCGTAACAAAGATGGTGATAAAACTATGAATCAAATTTCCCCATCTCAACTTTCATTGATGATTGCGAACTTTATTTTAACAGGGACCCTCATTTCACTTGCTCAAGTTATGACACAAGTGTCACATCAATATACATGGCTAGTCCCCATTCTAGTTTACATGATTGTAATGGGCCTAATCTTAATCGTTTTTAGGAAGTCTAACAATCAGTCGAAAAACAATAACCTGCAAGCAAGATCATTTACTAGTAGAATCTTGAATATTAGTATTGGTCTTTTGCTTGTAGGTATCTATATTAGGGATTTACGGGCATTTATTGATTATCTTAGATCTTATATTTTACCTGAGACACCCATTGAAATTTTATCCATTTTAGTTACACTTGCTTTACTATATGTAGCGGCTTCAGGTTTACAGGCTATCGCTAGAATAACGGTTATACAGTTTATTACGTTAACAGCCATGATTCTATCACTGCCAATATTATTGTTAAATGAAATTGAACTACCAAATTTGGTTCCCATTTTAACAACAGGTACCTTCTCAAATTTAAGTAAATCAACCTTTTTAATGTTTCCTTGGATTGGAGAAATCGTTATTTTCTTTCTAGTTCTCGAAAATATCACATATAAGAAGCACATAAAAAAGGCATTTATTAAAGGGATCAGTCATGGAATTCTGTTATTATTTATTTTAATCTTTTTAAATATATCTGTACTTGGCGCAGGTATCGTTGAAAATGTAACTTATCCTAATATATTGACGATTCAACAAATAAATGTAACGGATTTTCTTGATCGTTTGGACTTAGCCATTGTAATCGTATGGATGCCCTGTCTGTTAAGTAAAATGGCACTTAGTTTATATTGTATTCAAAGAATAACGAATAACTTGAAACTCTTTCAAACCAATCTTCACCTTACCCCTGTTAGCCTACTTTTAGGAATTCTAGTTGTCGTTCTGTTTGAAAATAATATAGCTCATTTAAGATATGCATTTTTATCGTGGACGACGCTTGGATTTGCGCTTGAAATGATGATTTTTTCCCTTTTCTTTTTGCATCAGATTAATAAGAAAAGGGAAAAGAAAGCAACGGAGGGAGGAGCGAGCTATACTTAAATCGATTCAGAGCGGTATGGCCACATCTCTTGGAGGCTCGAAATAAAAAGCTCCACGTTTTTCTTTTTTTTCATAGTAGGAGAGTAAACATAAGACAGCGTTCTAGGAAATTGAAAATCTTTAATGCGGATGATGGCTAACTCTCCATTTTTGACTTCTTTATGGATAACGCTGTTAGATAAAAGTGATAGACCCATGCCTTTACTGATTGTTTCTTTAATTCCTTGATTGCTACTAATAGATAGAAGGGATTTTACCTTTAGCCCATTCGAACGGATCACATGGTTTAAGTATTCCCTAGTACCTGACCCAACCTCCCGTGTCACCCATACTTGGTTTTGAAGATCGGATATGAATATGTCTCTATTCATTAATGCAAGAGGATGCTTAGCGGATGATACAACAAAAAGCTCGTCCTTTAAAAAAGGGTGGACAGAAAGTTCTTTTTCGTTTGTTTGCCCTTCAATTAGACCAATATCCACTTCATGCCTCTTAACGGATTGAACAATTTCCTTAGTATTCCCTATAACCACTTCAAGTTCAAGTGCCTGATGTTCCTTTTGGATGTCATAGAGAAGAGAAGGTAAAATATATTCCCCAATTGTAAAGCTTGCCCCGATTTTCAAGGATCCTCTAACAGATGTTTGCAAGTCGAGGATATCTTGTTTTGTCTGCTCATACATGCTTATTAACTGTTTGGCTCGATCATACAAAATCTCTCCAGAAGGAGTGATTTTTAGTTGTTTTGGAGAACGTATGAATAGTTTCGTTTGAAACTCGGTTTCTAAATTCTTAATATGTAAACTAACACTTGGTTGAGACATGAGAAGGAGTTCGGCTGTTTTTGTGAAGTTTTTTACTTCAACTAATGTTATAAACGTTTTTAATTCATCAAAATACATACGTGCACTCTCTCTTCTATTAGAAATATTAATAATTGCAATCAGTTATATGTATTTTACCAATAGTGATTTTTAAGGTAAAGTAATTATATAAAGTGAAGAAATCTATAGTTAGCGGTTTAAATAATTTAAAACCGACTTAACTTATTGGATTAATTGATATATAATAACACTTATAATATTTTGCGAATTTTGGGGAATTTAGTCTATTTATATTTTTGTGAGGTGGATTTCGTTGCAACTTCAGGTTATGAACAGCCCGTTTAGTCAGGAGCAGGCAGAGCTTCTTAACAAAATACTGCCAACACTAACTGAATCGCAGAAGGTTTGGCTTAGTGGATATTTAGCAGCTATTCAAGCAGCATCAGCAACTACTACTATTTCAGAAGCAGCTTCTGTAGCTCTATCTGTTGATGCTTCCAAGCCAGTGTCGAAAGAAGTAACCATTCTTTTTGGTTCACAGACTGGAAATGCACAACGACTTGCTACAAAAGCAGGTAAGACGCTTGAAAGCAATGGTTTTCAAGTAACTGTTTCATCGATGAGTGATTTTAAGCCAAATAATCTAAAGAAATTACAAAACCTATTAATAGTAGCAAGTACACATGGTGAGGGGGAACCACCAGATAATGCGTTGTCTTTCCATGAGTACTTACACTCAAAGCGTGCTCCAAAGTTAGAAGAACTCAATTATGCGGTTCTATCATTAGGCGATAGCTCGTACGAATTCTTCTGTCAAACAGGAAAAGAATTTGATGAGCGCCTTAAGGAGCTAGGTGGAAAGCCATTAACTGAAAGAGTAGACTGTGATCTAGATTATGATGAACCAGCTTCTGAATGGATTGAAAGTGTACTTTCGGCTCTAGGACAGGCTGGAAATGCGGCAAGTCAAGCTCAAGCGACTGGTGGAGCAGTTCAAGTGGCTTCAGAAGAATCTATTTATTCTAGAACAAACCCTTTCCGTGCTGAAGTATTAGAAAACTTAAATTTAAATGGTCGTGGATCAAATAAAGAAACACGTCATCTTGAGTTATCGCTTGAAGGTTCAGGATTATCGTATCAGCCAGGTGACAGCCTAGGAATTTATCCAGAAAACGATCCAGAGCTTGTGGAGCAAATCCTTGCTGAAATGAACTGGAATGCAGATGAAAAAGTGACAGTTAATAAACAAGGAGAAGTAAGAACGCTAAAAGATGCGCTACTTACTAACTTTGAAATTACGG containing:
- a CDS encoding GerAB/ArcD/ProY family transporter — its product is MNQISPSQLSLMIANFILTGTLISLAQVMTQVSHQYTWLVPILVYMIVMGLILIVFRKSNNQSKNNNLQARSFTSRILNISIGLLLVGIYIRDLRAFIDYLRSYILPETPIEILSILVTLALLYVAASGLQAIARITVIQFITLTAMILSLPILLLNEIELPNLVPILTTGTFSNLSKSTFLMFPWIGEIVIFFLVLENITYKKHIKKAFIKGISHGILLLFILIFLNISVLGAGIVENVTYPNILTIQQINVTDFLDRLDLAIVIVWMPCLLSKMALSLYCIQRITNNLKLFQTNLHLTPVSLLLGILVVVLFENNIAHLRYAFLSWTTLGFALEMMIFSLFFLHQINKKREKKATEGGASYT
- a CDS encoding assimilatory sulfite reductase (NADPH) flavoprotein subunit, producing the protein MQLQVMNSPFSQEQAELLNKILPTLTESQKVWLSGYLAAIQAASATTTISEAASVALSVDASKPVSKEVTILFGSQTGNAQRLATKAGKTLESNGFQVTVSSMSDFKPNNLKKLQNLLIVASTHGEGEPPDNALSFHEYLHSKRAPKLEELNYAVLSLGDSSYEFFCQTGKEFDERLKELGGKPLTERVDCDLDYDEPASEWIESVLSALGQAGNAASQAQATGGAVQVASEESIYSRTNPFRAEVLENLNLNGRGSNKETRHLELSLEGSGLSYQPGDSLGIYPENDPELVEQILAEMNWNADEKVTVNKQGEVRTLKDALLTNFEITVLTKPLMEQAAKLSVNQELQELVKPENVEKVREYIHGRDLLDLLRDFGPWTASSQEIVSILRKLPARLYSIASSISANPDEVHLTIGAVRYDSHGRERKGVCSILTAERLQSGDTLPIFIQHNPNFKLPENPETPIIMVGPGTGVAPFRSFMQEREEAGTEGKSWMFFGDQHFVTDFLYQTEWQKWLKDGVLTKMDVAFSRDTNEKVYVQHRMLEQSKELFAWLQEGAVVYICGDEKHMAHDVHQTLITIIEKEGSMGREEAESYLATMQKEKRYQRDVY
- a CDS encoding LysR family transcriptional regulator: MYFDELKTFITLVEVKNFTKTAELLLMSQPSVSLHIKNLETEFQTKLFIRSPKQLKITPSGEILYDRAKQLISMYEQTKQDILDLQTSVRGSLKIGASFTIGEYILPSLLYDIQKEHQALELEVVIGNTKEIVQSVKRHEVDIGLIEGQTNEKELSVHPFLKDELFVVSSAKHPLALMNRDIFISDLQNQVWVTREVGSGTREYLNHVIRSNGLKVKSLLSISSNQGIKETISKGMGLSLLSNSVIHKEVKNGELAIIRIKDFQFPRTLSYVYSPTMKKKKNVELFISSLQEMWPYRSESI